From one Sylvia atricapilla isolate bSylAtr1 chromosome 17, bSylAtr1.pri, whole genome shotgun sequence genomic stretch:
- the LOC136369056 gene encoding calcium release-activated calcium channel protein 1, which yields MSLNEHSMQALSWRKLYLSRAKLKASSRTSALLSGFAMVAMVEVQLDPDHDYPQGLLIAFSACTTVLVAVHLFALMISTCILPNIEAVSNVHNLNSVKESPHERMHRHIELAWAFSTVIGTLLFLAEVVLLCWVKFLPLKKKTDNTPQNNSSTITSGQAAAIASTSIMVPFGLIFIVFAVHFYRSLVSHKTDRQFQELNELAEFARLQDQLDHRGDAVTSAVTNFV from the exons ATGAGCCTGAACGAGCACTCGATGCAGGCGCTGTCCTGGCGGAAGCTCTACCTGAGCCGAGCCAAGCTGAAAGCCTCCAGCCGCACCTCCGCGCTGCTCTCCGGCTTCGCTATG GTGGCTATGGTGGAAGTTCAGCTTGACCCAGACCACGACTATCCTCAGGGGCTCTTGATAGCCTTCAGTGCCTGCACTACTGTGCTTGTTGCAGTTCACCTTTTTGCACTCATGATAAGTACCTGCATTCTTCCAAACATAGAGGCTGTTAGCAATGTGCATAACCTCAACTCTGTCAAGGAGTCTCCTCACGAGCGCATGCACCGGCACATTGAGCTCGCCTGGGCGTTTTCCACTGTCATTGGGACTTTGCTCTTTCTTGCAGAAGTGGTGTTACTGTGCTGGGTGAAGTTCCTTcctttaaagaagaaaactgacAACACCCCGCAGAACAACAGTTCCACCATCACATCAGGACAGGCGGCAGCCATTGCATCCACGTCCATTATGGTGCCCTTTGGATTGATTTTCATTGTGTTTGCAGTCCACTTCTACCGGTCACTGGTGAGCCACAAAACAGACAGGCAATTCCAGGAACTCAATGAACTTGCTGAATTTGCACGGCTCCAGGACCAGCTGGATCACAGAGGTGATGCTGTCACCTCGGCCGTCACCAATTTTGTGTAA
- the MORN3 gene encoding MORN repeat-containing protein 3 — protein MPVIKQPKIRDPLFHEWDRKAQKCGLRHTVYAVNGDQYTGEWQDNLKHGKGTQIWKNTGAIYSGDWKFGKRDGYGSYSIPDPVTKEYRKMYTGWWQNDRRGGRGMYFYSNGEHYDGEWRKGLRSGWGKMHYKDGSVYEGQWLKDKPNGQGVLRLPNGNRYEGGWKEGKKHGTGKYFYPDKGQLLEGTWVADIPKCGALVDFERDNAAAPTEFPLPEIELHDPAAVLAEARAMFDDSENEEANAEEKRGKKEI, from the exons ATGCCTGTTATAAAGCAGCCCAAGATTAGAGACCCTCTCTTTCATGAATGGGACAGGAAAGCCCAGAAATGTGGATTAAGACACACAGTTTATGCTGTAAATGGGGATCAGTATACTGGAGAATGGCAGGACAACTTGAAACATG GTAAAGGCACCCAGATCTGGAAAAACACCGGAGCGATTTACAGCGGTGACTGGAAGTTTGGGAAGCGGGATGGTTATGGCTCATACAGCATCCCTGACCCCGTGACCAAGGAATACAGGAAGATGTACACGGGCTGGTGGCAAAATGACAGGAGGGGT gGCCGGGGGATGTACTTTTACTCCAACGGGGAGCACTACGACGGCGAGTGGAGGAAAGGTTTGCGGAGCGGCTGGGGGAAGATGCACTACAAGGACGGCTCCGTCTACGAGGGGCAGTGGCTGAAGGATAAACCCAACGGGCAGGGCGTGCTGCGGCTCC CAAATGGAAATCGGTATGAAGGAGGTTGGAAAGAGGGCAAGAAGCATGGCACAGGGAAATACTTCTACCCAGATAAGGGACAGCTGTTAGAAGGCACCTGGGTAGCAGATATACCAAAGTGTGGAGCTCTGGTTGACTTTGAGAGAGACAACGCTGCTGCCCCTACTGAGTTTCCACTCCCAGAG aTTGAACTACATGATCCAGCTGCTGTTTTAGCAGAGGCCCGGGCAATGTTTGATGacagtgaaaatgaagaagcaaatgctgaagaaaaacgaggaaagaaagagatttaA